Proteins encoded by one window of Anaerolineales bacterium:
- a CDS encoding DUF4203 domain-containing protein has translation MIIDSSLVTLFALLNVVFGVVACFFGYRVFRQYLTLIGFLFGATLGLALTQNNPETIIKVIAALGLGILFGLIFFWLWRIAVLLAGLLLGAVVGFMISTQLLRLDQTTTTIIIIVLAVIGALLSFAAAKIIIKLSTAVTGSALMVIGGLVLLGLTSGNTTRVYTVDNLATMTQTNTSGIVILIIWIVLATFGFLVQSRQR, from the coding sequence ATGATTATTGATTCATCACTTGTGACTCTGTTCGCCCTTCTGAATGTTGTTTTTGGCGTTGTGGCGTGCTTTTTTGGCTATCGTGTGTTTCGCCAATACCTCACGCTCATTGGCTTTCTCTTTGGGGCAACCTTAGGGTTGGCGCTCACCCAGAACAACCCCGAAACAATTATCAAGGTCATTGCCGCGCTTGGGTTGGGCATCCTCTTTGGGTTGATTTTCTTTTGGTTGTGGCGGATCGCTGTTTTGTTAGCGGGTTTGCTTCTTGGCGCAGTGGTGGGGTTCATGATCAGTACCCAACTGCTGCGGTTGGATCAGACAACAACGACTATCATCATCATCGTTCTGGCGGTTATTGGGGCGCTGCTCTCGTTTGCGGCGGCGAAGATCATCATCAAATTGAGTACGGCGGTCACTGGTTCGGCGCTCATGGTTATCGGTGGGCTGGTCTTGTTGGGGTTAACCTCTGGCAATACAACTCGCGTTTACACGGTGGATAATCTCGCCACCATGACGCAGACGAACACCAGCGGCATTGTCATTTTGATCATCTGGATTGTCTTGGCAACCTTTGGGTTTCTTGTTCAGTCACGGCAGCGGTGA
- the aroE gene encoding shikimate dehydrogenase has protein sequence MDGQTQLLGVMGYPIAHTLSPLMQNAALENLGLNWRYLPLLVHPEKLPDAVRGLSALGFRGVNVTVPHKVSIIPFLDSITDAVKIVGAVNTVRIDNATGKLEGLNTDMTGFLADIAANRVKIGSGAKVIVLGAGGAARAVGSGLVRSGCEVIFVNRTAEHADTLVEFLKKSWSGSKVSAASPDQLGTISVGATLIVNTTPVGMFPSVDRTPWVEDVPFPAGATVYDTVYRPLETRLMRDAKAAGLTTVGGVGMLVYQGAAAFEVWTGRRPNIEVMRAVCVTRLELG, from the coding sequence ATGGATGGTCAAACGCAACTTCTTGGGGTGATGGGTTATCCAATTGCCCATACCCTCTCTCCCCTCATGCAGAACGCCGCCCTCGAAAATCTAGGTCTAAATTGGCGCTATCTGCCCCTACTTGTCCATCCCGAAAAACTCCCCGATGCGGTGCGCGGGCTAAGCGCCCTCGGCTTTCGCGGCGTAAACGTGACGGTCCCTCACAAAGTGAGTATCATCCCCTTCTTGGATTCAATCACCGATGCCGTGAAAATCGTTGGGGCGGTGAACACCGTCCGCATTGATAACGCAACGGGTAAACTGGAAGGGCTAAACACTGATATGACGGGGTTTCTTGCCGATATTGCCGCCAATCGTGTCAAGATTGGCTCAGGGGCAAAAGTGATTGTCCTCGGTGCGGGGGGCGCGGCGCGGGCAGTTGGCTCTGGGCTGGTTCGTTCGGGGTGTGAGGTCATTTTTGTCAACCGCACCGCCGAACACGCCGATACACTTGTCGAATTTTTGAAGAAATCATGGTCGGGGAGCAAGGTGAGCGCTGCCTCCCCAGACCAATTGGGGACGATCAGCGTCGGGGCAACCCTCATTGTGAATACAACGCCAGTGGGCATGTTTCCCAGTGTGGATCGCACCCCTTGGGTGGAGGATGTTCCATTTCCGGCGGGGGCAACCGTTTATGATACCGTCTATCGCCCCTTAGAAACCCGTCTCATGCGCGATGCGAAAGCCGCCGGCTTAACCACTGTGGGTGGGGTGGGAATGCTCGTCTATCAGGGGGCAGCAGCCTTTGAGGTCTGGACGGGGCGTCGCCCGAATATTGAGGTGATGCGTGCTGTGTGTGTAACACGGCTTGAACTTGGGTAA
- a CDS encoding winged helix-turn-helix domain-containing protein: MSTPKPRRTTKNRPIYSLSALRALALHAQGLGTPPTASPTHERIFGVVDQLGCVQIDTLQMVHRSQYLCLFSRVGRYDPAHLDQVAFGTDGKGTDRQLFEYWLKEACLIPLKDYRYRLPLMRQFREGRNKWWETWAEKDENRALVGHVRTRIEAEGALRASDFEDKRHRGGSWWNWKPAKIALERLYNIGETMVTRREKFQRVYDLQERVLPTWVDTSEPTPEAMRRFLILRGARALGVCKPDHASDYLRVKRPEGRGIIRDLIETGELVTVQGSVMGGKEETLIVHRDNLPTLEAIAEGSLHAEHTTFLTPFDNLFWATRRDELFWGFTQTLECYKPAPQRRWGYFSLPILYRDALIGRFDPKLERKTKVLILRALHLEPDITITEPMIAAIAEAMRDFMAFHGAETLTIEASYPPAFGAALRTEMSDHSKESGGGKAKKTKKA; the protein is encoded by the coding sequence ATGTCTACGCCAAAACCGCGCCGCACCACAAAAAACCGCCCCATTTACTCGTTGAGCGCCCTTCGTGCGTTGGCGCTGCACGCACAGGGGTTGGGAACGCCCCCTACTGCGTCGCCCACCCACGAACGGATTTTCGGCGTTGTCGATCAGCTTGGCTGTGTTCAGATTGACACCCTCCAAATGGTACACCGCAGTCAGTATTTATGCCTATTCAGCCGCGTTGGGCGTTACGATCCCGCCCATCTCGATCAGGTCGCGTTTGGCACAGATGGCAAAGGGACAGATCGGCAGCTTTTTGAATATTGGCTGAAAGAAGCCTGTCTGATCCCCCTGAAAGATTATCGCTACCGTTTGCCGCTGATGCGACAATTCCGCGAAGGGCGCAATAAATGGTGGGAGACATGGGCAGAAAAGGACGAAAATCGAGCGCTTGTCGGTCATGTTCGCACGCGGATCGAAGCGGAAGGCGCCCTGCGGGCGTCCGATTTTGAGGACAAACGGCATCGCGGTGGGTCATGGTGGAATTGGAAACCAGCCAAGATTGCCCTTGAGCGGCTCTACAACATCGGGGAGACGATGGTCACCCGACGCGAAAAATTTCAGCGAGTCTACGATCTTCAAGAACGTGTGCTGCCCACATGGGTGGATACCAGTGAGCCGACCCCAGAAGCAATGCGCCGCTTTCTCATCCTGCGCGGGGCGCGGGCATTGGGTGTGTGCAAGCCTGATCACGCCTCAGATTACCTCCGTGTAAAACGCCCCGAAGGACGTGGGATCATTCGTGATCTGATTGAGACAGGCGAACTAGTGACAGTGCAAGGGTCCGTAATGGGCGGTAAGGAAGAAACGCTGATCGTCCATCGGGACAATCTGCCGACCTTAGAGGCGATTGCCGAGGGGTCGCTTCACGCTGAGCATACGACCTTTCTCACCCCGTTTGACAACCTGTTTTGGGCAACCCGTCGTGATGAGCTTTTTTGGGGATTCACCCAAACACTTGAATGTTACAAGCCTGCCCCCCAACGGCGGTGGGGCTATTTCTCGCTGCCTATCCTTTACCGCGATGCGCTCATCGGGCGCTTTGACCCCAAACTAGAGCGCAAAACAAAGGTCTTGATTTTACGGGCGCTTCATCTTGAACCGGATATCACCATCACGGAGCCAATGATTGCAGCGATAGCAGAGGCGATGCGTGATTTTATGGCGTTTCACGGGGCAGAGACCCTGACCATTGAGGCAAGCTATCCGCCAGCGTTTGGGGCGGCACTTCGTACCGAAATGAGTGATCACTCAAAAGAAAGCGGTGGGGGCAAAGCAAAAAAAACAAAGAAAGCCTAG
- a CDS encoding TatD family hydrolase, protein MDRLDRLIDTHCHLDFEAFDTDRPEVIARAAAAGVTRLIIPAINAESGAAALHLAATYPGIYVGVGIHPNDTKDYDPALLVSIGEQAREAKCCAIGEIGLDYYRDWSPKADQRRAFEDHLMLAAAVGKPVIIHNREAAEDVIAILRAWIGGLDGDLRARPGVLHSFSASWEIAEQALDLGFYLGFTGPVTFKNAEDTRRIAAAAPLERILVETDAPYLTPHPHRGQRNEPRYVRLVAERLAALRNMSDADFFALTTGNAERLFQLPIVARAEDVTVNAPDH, encoded by the coding sequence GTGGATCGCCTTGATCGCTTAATTGATACCCATTGTCATCTTGATTTCGAGGCATTTGATACAGATCGCCCAGAAGTGATCGCACGGGCAGCGGCAGCAGGGGTGACGCGCCTCATCATCCCCGCCATCAACGCGGAGTCGGGGGCGGCAGCGCTTCATCTTGCCGCCACCTATCCGGGGATTTACGTGGGCGTGGGCATCCATCCTAATGATACAAAGGACTATGATCCCGCTTTGCTCGTCTCCATTGGCGAACAGGCGCGTGAGGCAAAATGCTGCGCCATTGGGGAGATTGGGCTGGATTATTACCGCGATTGGAGTCCAAAGGCAGACCAGCGCCGCGCCTTTGAAGATCATTTGATGTTGGCGGCGGCGGTGGGCAAGCCAGTGATCATTCACAACCGCGAGGCAGCCGAGGATGTGATCGCTATTCTACGGGCATGGATTGGGGGATTAGATGGCGATTTACGGGCGCGTCCGGGCGTTCTCCATTCGTTTTCCGCCTCATGGGAGATCGCTGAACAAGCGCTTGATTTGGGGTTTTATCTGGGCTTTACAGGTCCGGTCACCTTCAAAAATGCTGAGGACACTCGCCGGATTGCCGCCGCTGCGCCCTTGGAGCGAATCTTAGTGGAGACGGATGCCCCCTATCTAACCCCGCATCCGCATCGAGGGCAGCGCAACGAACCACGCTATGTTCGCCTTGTTGCTGAGCGTCTGGCGGCACTGCGAAACATGTCTGACGCGGATTTTTTTGCCCTGACGACGGGCAACGCCGAGCGTCTGTTTCAACTGCCAATTGTCGCTAGAGCCGAAGATGTCACGGTTAATGCGCCTGATCATTGA
- a CDS encoding lipoate--protein ligase family protein, whose protein sequence is MSRLMRLIIDPPSDGATQMATDEAILMAVARGEQPPTLRLYRWSPPCLSLGYGQPLSDIDRGRVAARGWGLVRRLTGGRAILHYDELTYSISLPADHPLAAGSIVTSYRRLSAALLEAMRRLGLPAAAEPSPDGVTLGAVCIEVPSNYEITSGGRKLIGSAQARKHGGVIQHGSLPLQGDPGLISEGLRFTNEVERAAAAERVRERATTIMASVGQVVGWERAAEAVIDSFAACFGITMQPAHLSEAERIALQTLRNSRYGSAAWTERF, encoded by the coding sequence ATGTCACGGTTAATGCGCCTGATCATTGATCCCCCTTCGGATGGGGCAACGCAGATGGCAACCGATGAGGCGATTTTAATGGCGGTGGCGCGGGGAGAGCAGCCCCCAACGCTCCGTCTTTACCGTTGGTCGCCGCCATGCCTCTCATTGGGTTATGGACAGCCCCTCTCTGATATTGACAGAGGACGTGTGGCGGCGCGGGGGTGGGGACTTGTCCGCCGTTTGACGGGGGGGCGGGCGATTCTGCACTATGATGAGCTGACCTACAGCATCAGCTTACCCGCCGATCACCCCCTTGCGGCGGGGTCGATTGTGACAAGTTACCGCCGCCTGAGCGCGGCACTGCTAGAAGCGATGCGACGGTTGGGCTTACCTGCTGCCGCAGAACCTAGCCCCGATGGGGTGACGCTTGGGGCAGTCTGCATCGAAGTCCCCTCGAACTATGAGATCACCAGTGGCGGGCGCAAGCTGATTGGCAGCGCCCAAGCCCGCAAACATGGCGGCGTCATCCAACATGGCTCCTTACCCTTGCAGGGTGATCCTGGCTTGATTAGCGAGGGGCTGCGTTTCACCAACGAGGTAGAACGGGCGGCGGCGGCGGAGCGTGTCCGCGAACGGGCGACGACAATCATGGCGAGTGTGGGTCAGGTGGTGGGGTGGGAACGGGCTGCTGAAGCGGTAATCGATAGTTTTGCCGCATGTTTTGGGATCACCATGCAGCCTGCCCATCTGAGTGAGGCTGAACGGATTGCCCTTCAAACGCTGCGCAACTCACGTTACGGATCGGCAGCATGGACGGAACGCTTTTGA
- a CDS encoding glutamate mutase L, with protein sequence MTTALRARKANTSTTGAILAADVGSAHTRVMLFDVVENAYRLTARAQVLTTANAPIGDVGVGLRRALDEMTSQTGRYFMDAENNLLLRGTRDGSGARSFLATASAGRPMRVMLVGLTPDLSLASAVKVLRGTYAEVVETLSLDDLRSAETQLNMILRREPDVIFIVGGTNGGAVAPVYNLLQTVRYAVLLAPDPKPTVLYAGNESLHQDVVETLSGECRLFLARNVRPNLTMEVLEPAVLELAIAYGEYRAAGVGGFEELKDLSDVGVLPTAQAVGNVLRLLGEQPENPNGALYLDVGSAMTTVIAGFKGRVHTAIRPDLGIGASISEAVRAIGVANLNRWLGTELTSTAFTDIALNRLLHPATIPQTRREMDVDFAFAREALRQTVIAARPEWGIGGDVLVAGMPIIAGGGVLAMGDNPHLGALLILDALGAVGVFPLRLDPYGVMPALGAMAYTDTAAAVQLLDSNALLSGTAICPDGRPTGGTAMEILIKYANGREVNRAIPAGAVRVIALPVGQKAKITVKLSRGLTLDGRRRVTFETEGGVLGLICDGRGRPLTLPRDDTKREALLSAWYNGVAQAMG encoded by the coding sequence ATGACGACGGCATTACGCGCCCGTAAAGCAAACACCTCAACCACTGGGGCAATCCTTGCCGCCGATGTGGGCAGCGCCCACACCCGTGTCATGTTGTTTGATGTTGTGGAAAACGCTTATCGTCTAACAGCGCGGGCGCAGGTACTGACCACAGCCAACGCCCCTATTGGGGATGTCGGTGTTGGCTTGCGGCGGGCGCTTGATGAAATGACGAGCCAGACTGGGCGCTATTTCATGGATGCCGAGAACAACCTCCTTCTGCGAGGGACGCGAGACGGCAGCGGGGCGCGGTCATTCCTTGCTACCGCTAGCGCTGGGCGTCCGATGCGTGTCATGCTTGTCGGGTTGACGCCTGATCTCAGCCTCGCCAGCGCGGTGAAAGTTCTACGCGGCACGTATGCGGAGGTTGTCGAAACCCTCAGCCTAGACGATCTTCGCTCCGCCGAAACCCAACTGAATATGATCCTTCGCCGTGAACCCGATGTGATCTTCATTGTCGGTGGGACGAATGGCGGAGCAGTTGCGCCAGTCTACAACTTGCTTCAGACGGTGCGCTATGCCGTCCTGCTTGCGCCTGATCCTAAACCCACCGTTCTCTACGCTGGGAACGAGTCACTTCATCAGGATGTGGTCGAAACCCTCAGCGGCGAGTGTCGCCTATTCCTTGCCCGCAATGTGCGCCCCAACCTGACGATGGAAGTGCTTGAACCGGCTGTTTTGGAGCTTGCCATTGCCTATGGCGAATACCGTGCCGCCGGGGTTGGCGGGTTTGAAGAACTGAAAGATTTGAGTGATGTTGGGGTCTTACCAACTGCCCAAGCAGTGGGCAATGTCTTGCGGTTGTTAGGCGAACAGCCTGAAAATCCCAATGGAGCGCTCTACCTTGATGTGGGAAGCGCCATGACGACGGTGATTGCCGGATTCAAGGGGCGTGTCCACACCGCAATCCGCCCTGATTTAGGGATTGGTGCAAGCATTAGCGAAGCCGTGCGGGCAATTGGTGTAGCGAATTTGAACCGTTGGTTAGGGACAGAATTGACCTCAACGGCGTTCACCGATATTGCCCTTAATCGCCTCCTACATCCGGCAACGATCCCTCAGACGCGGCGCGAGATGGATGTTGATTTTGCTTTTGCCCGCGAAGCGCTCCGCCAAACAGTGATCGCCGCCCGCCCTGAATGGGGAATAGGTGGCGATGTCCTCGTCGCAGGGATGCCTATCATTGCCGGAGGGGGTGTTTTAGCGATGGGAGACAACCCCCATCTAGGGGCGCTCCTCATTCTCGATGCACTTGGGGCGGTAGGAGTCTTTCCGCTGCGGCTTGATCCCTATGGGGTGATGCCAGCCCTCGGCGCTATGGCATATACGGATACGGCTGCCGCTGTCCAACTCTTGGATTCAAATGCCCTACTCAGCGGCACTGCGATCTGCCCAGATGGACGCCCGACTGGGGGGACAGCGATGGAAATCCTGATCAAATATGCCAACGGGCGAGAGGTGAATCGAGCTATCCCCGCAGGGGCGGTAAGGGTGATTGCCCTCCCTGTTGGACAGAAAGCAAAGATCACGGTAAAACTCAGTCGGGGGCTAACGCTTGATGGGCGACGGCGAGTAACCTTTGAGACAGAAGGTGGGGTGCTTGGTCTCATCTGCGATGGGCGCGGACGACCATTGACACTCCCCCGTGACGACACAAAGCGCGAGGCACTCCTTAGCGCTTGGTACAATGGCGTGGCACAGGCGATGGGATAA
- a CDS encoding PLP-dependent aminotransferase family protein: MTTFHLTVDKHSVEPLYQQVIRLIKAQIAEGILRPGERLPPSRDLAQMLDVSRISIVNAYAYLQEAGLVEARPGRGTFITAAAAGGGGDARTLPSIAANPINQSVYRLAGKPGMIAFSGGAPAEEFLPVSAIQAAINHVLRRDGATAVAYEETEGYHPLREIVSQYSAALGIRCTPDQVLITGGCQQALDLAIQALLTEGDILLTTNPTYLGILDICRIRRVGVIGVPMDDHGLRTDLLDAAINTHKPRLIYIAPTHHNPTGTVMPLHRRRHLVRIAVEHSIPILEDSVYHELSYSADPPPPLKALDETGIVIHASGFSKVVLPGTRIGYLITQGAAWERTLRVKQAADICTPGLNQRAMHYFLASGALVGHLDRVRRACRERRNIALAAARRHLPSEATFNEPPGGMYLWIRLPMDGPTATDLYMSAIQHGVTFAIGAMFYTDDIDPESAYYLRLNFAAQPPTQIEEGMQRLGAAWRELASALGGRRGTPIL, encoded by the coding sequence ATGACCACCTTCCACCTCACCGTTGATAAACACAGTGTTGAACCCCTTTACCAACAGGTTATTCGCCTGATCAAAGCGCAGATTGCCGAGGGCATCCTTCGTCCGGGCGAACGTCTGCCCCCCAGCCGCGATCTTGCCCAAATGCTTGATGTTAGTCGCATCAGTATTGTGAATGCCTATGCTTACCTCCAAGAGGCAGGCTTGGTTGAGGCACGCCCCGGGCGAGGAACGTTCATCACCGCTGCCGCCGCTGGTGGAGGGGGTGATGCACGGACGCTTCCCTCTATCGCGGCGAACCCTATTAACCAATCCGTCTATCGCCTTGCCGGGAAACCAGGCATGATCGCCTTCAGTGGCGGCGCACCGGCTGAGGAATTTCTCCCCGTAAGTGCCATTCAAGCCGCGATCAATCATGTCCTCCGGCGCGATGGTGCAACTGCCGTCGCTTATGAGGAAACCGAGGGCTATCACCCTCTACGAGAAATTGTCAGCCAATACAGTGCTGCATTAGGAATTCGCTGCACCCCAGATCAGGTGTTGATCACCGGTGGCTGCCAACAAGCGCTTGATTTGGCAATTCAAGCGCTGCTCACCGAAGGCGATATTTTGTTGACGACAAATCCTACCTATTTAGGCATTTTGGATATTTGCCGAATTCGGCGGGTCGGCGTCATTGGCGTACCGATGGATGATCACGGACTGCGCACCGATCTTTTGGATGCGGCAATTAACACTCACAAGCCTCGCCTGATTTACATAGCGCCTACACATCACAACCCAACAGGGACAGTCATGCCCCTCCACCGCCGCCGTCATCTTGTGCGGATCGCCGTTGAGCATAGCATCCCTATTCTTGAAGACAGTGTATATCACGAACTAAGCTATAGCGCCGATCCCCCTCCACCGTTGAAGGCGCTTGATGAGACGGGAATCGTCATTCACGCCAGCGGCTTCTCGAAGGTCGTCCTCCCCGGTACACGGATTGGCTATCTCATTACACAAGGGGCGGCATGGGAACGCACCTTGCGCGTGAAACAAGCGGCGGATATTTGCACGCCCGGGTTAAATCAGCGGGCAATGCACTATTTTTTGGCAAGCGGGGCATTGGTTGGGCATTTGGATCGTGTCCGACGGGCGTGCCGCGAACGACGCAATATTGCATTGGCGGCAGCACGGCGGCACTTGCCAAGCGAAGCTACCTTCAACGAACCACCGGGAGGGATGTATCTTTGGATTCGCCTTCCAATGGATGGTCCTACTGCCACAGATCTCTATATGAGTGCGATTCAACATGGGGTCACTTTTGCTATTGGGGCAATGTTCTACACCGATGATATCGATCCCGAAAGTGCGTATTACCTGCGCCTAAATTTCGCCGCCCAACCCCCCACACAAATTGAGGAAGGAATGCAGCGCTTAGGTGCCGCGTGGCGCGAACTGGCTTCAGCGTTAGGGGGACGGCGCGGCACGCCTATCTTATAA
- a CDS encoding roadblock/LC7 domain-containing protein has product MDWFYDLTHSPHVDVALLVDQTGRLVATSNRIGSEARRVASMIRAAEVLARGLADALGRGEMHLLQLTTQDGHILVIPCGAAYYLILLTGVNAPLEAITTTIQQTLRNIPESTITNALNQLQSPQSLPERSQRKSSPFDEFDVQDLIESVSNWLAAGGDRQNRGNRREPRDPNDLAGV; this is encoded by the coding sequence ATGGACTGGTTTTACGACCTTACCCACAGTCCACATGTCGATGTGGCACTGCTTGTGGATCAGACAGGGCGCTTAGTGGCGACTTCCAATCGGATTGGCAGTGAGGCTCGCCGCGTGGCTTCAATGATCCGTGCCGCAGAGGTCTTAGCTCGCGGGCTTGCCGATGCCCTCGGACGTGGTGAGATGCACTTGCTCCAATTGACCACACAAGACGGGCATATCCTTGTTATACCCTGCGGGGCTGCCTACTATTTAATTCTCCTAACCGGTGTCAACGCCCCCCTTGAAGCAATCACAACGACCATACAACAAACACTCCGTAACATTCCCGAAAGCACAATCACCAACGCGCTGAACCAGCTACAATCTCCCCAGTCGCTCCCTGAGCGTTCCCAACGGAAGTCATCCCCCTTTGATGAATTTGATGTCCAAGACCTAATCGAGTCTGTTTCTAACTGGTTGGCAGCGGGTGGCGATAGGCAAAATCGCGGCAATCGACGTGAACCGCGTGACCCCAATGATCTTGCTGGCGTCTAA
- the dprA gene encoding DNA-protecting protein DprA translates to MADQALERGYWVGFSRVKGIGGATFRTLLTHFGNAEAAWGAPTEALYRLGVESRALANLAVERRTFHPETFLRGLEKQGVTPLILTDETYPSLLREIPDPPFVLYVKGTLTPADRNALAIVGTRLATEYGKGMTRRIAFGVAAAGVTIISGLAHGIDGYAHHAALEAGGRTIAVLPGGVTEPIPKDHSDLAAMIAAQGALVSERPPGALITDKSFPPRARIISGLARAVLVVEAGGRTGTRHTTDAALEQGRDVFAVPGNALSPASVGTNRLIQEGAGVITSVEDVLNAFGLGTPSPSRHHQSVPVSMPSPPVPISKPPKGALTPTEKTILTYLKQGAAHVNDVALGCGLPIAEVTATLSILELMGQVDQVGVLIYGLPV, encoded by the coding sequence GTGGCAGATCAGGCGCTAGAGCGCGGCTATTGGGTTGGCTTTAGCCGCGTTAAGGGGATTGGAGGGGCAACCTTTCGCACCCTTCTTACCCACTTTGGCAATGCGGAGGCAGCATGGGGCGCCCCCACCGAGGCGCTTTACCGCCTCGGTGTGGAATCGCGTGCGCTGGCAAACCTCGCTGTAGAGCGTCGTACCTTTCACCCTGAAACGTTCCTTCGTGGGCTCGAAAAACAAGGCGTTACACCCCTCATCCTCACCGATGAAACCTACCCTTCCTTGCTGCGGGAGATTCCTGATCCACCGTTCGTCCTTTATGTAAAAGGAACGCTTACCCCAGCCGATAGAAATGCGCTTGCCATCGTGGGGACTCGCTTAGCAACGGAGTATGGAAAGGGTATGACACGGCGCATTGCCTTCGGCGTGGCAGCAGCAGGGGTGACCATCATCAGCGGCTTGGCGCATGGGATCGATGGTTATGCCCACCATGCCGCATTGGAGGCAGGCGGGCGGACGATTGCGGTACTCCCCGGTGGTGTGACTGAACCGATTCCTAAAGATCACAGCGATCTCGCGGCGATGATTGCCGCGCAGGGGGCGCTTGTTTCTGAACGCCCCCCCGGAGCGCTGATCACCGATAAAAGTTTTCCCCCACGCGCTCGCATCATCAGCGGGTTAGCGCGGGCGGTATTGGTTGTGGAGGCAGGGGGGCGAACGGGAACGCGGCATACGACGGACGCCGCATTAGAGCAAGGGCGGGACGTATTCGCAGTGCCGGGGAATGCCCTTTCACCCGCCAGCGTTGGGACAAACAGGCTCATTCAAGAAGGGGCAGGGGTCATTACAAGCGTAGAGGATGTCTTGAATGCTTTTGGCTTGGGAACACCCTCACCCTCTCGTCATCATCAAAGTGTCCCTGTGAGTATGCCTTCGCCGCCTGTACCTATCTCCAAACCACCTAAAGGTGCCCTAACACCAACAGAAAAAACGATTCTCACCTATTTAAAGCAGGGCGCGGCACATGTAAATGATGTGGCGCTGGGGTGCGGCTTGCCCATTGCCGAGGTGACAGCAACGCTCAGCATCTTAGAACTTATGGGGCAAGTGGATCAAGTAGGGGTCTTGATCTATGGGTTGCCAGTGTAG